A region of Dioscorea cayenensis subsp. rotundata cultivar TDr96_F1 chromosome 5, TDr96_F1_v2_PseudoChromosome.rev07_lg8_w22 25.fasta, whole genome shotgun sequence DNA encodes the following proteins:
- the LOC120261283 gene encoding uncharacterized protein LOC120261283 isoform X1 has translation MAQKKKHLRELLREEQEPFLLKSFIQERRVLLRRRPPSPKKSSTTALVPSTPTNAKTPLFLPSNSKTPSLFSLAAKKTPASSSSSTAINPTAYFILEAALRIQEKQSMNHSRRSIRGLGIGFFGSVLKRLVSFRKPRREIQARDATLSIKDIKVWDSPHAGDCRKRIQVTHCLEKRRSASHGDGNHGMEKNELVEDKSFCFSSSEDGRGGTSSCSDENRSPEFESPAASPTRRKPEELINQGQLVSGTGPEEEYDEEQRQEKEQQLSPVSVLDLDPTLEEEEEDHLERHVDSYERSLAIVQRAKQQLMHHLRRFQRLTSLDPIELDRLLAEDELDDADYDLNNSDSHIMLHTHNQRSQLAEEEEEEEEEEEEEEACSCSCSCSPSCIENSRMDMKKLTMDLIDEEKYTTEKFGEEEEQVLLEKVRQRFESWKEVESNTIDMMVSLDLRHETQGWGGPCKEQMLEIATLLEAAIFELLIFEFSDELTNYDHHYQHHHHHHHHQQQQQQQLLVVVS, from the exons ATGGCGCAGAAAAAGAAACACCTTCGTGAGCTTTTGAGAGAAGAGCAGGAGCCATTCCTTTTGAAAAGCTTCATCCAAGAACGCCGGGTACTGCTACGGAGACGACCACCGTCACCCAAGAAAAGTAGCACAACCGCACTCGTTCCTTCAACTCCAACTAACGCTAAAACCCCTCTCTTTCTCCCTTCCAACTCCAAAACACCATCCCTTTTCAGTCTTGCAGCGAAGAAGACTCctgcctcctcctcctcctccactgCTATCAATCCAACTGCTTACTTTATATTGGAAGCGGCTCTCAGGATTCAAGAGAAGCAGAGCATGAACCATTCCAGAAGGTCCATCAGAGGTCTTGGCATTGGCTTCTTTGGATCGGTTTTGAAGAGATTAGTGTCGTTTAGGAAACCTAGACGTGAGATTCAGGCCAGAGATGCCACTCTTTCCATCAAGGATATCAAGGTCTGGGATTCCCCGCACGCCGGAGACTGCCGGAAAAGGATTCAGGTAACTCACTGCCTTGAAAAGCGCCGCTCCGCTTCTCACGGAGATGGAAATCATGGGATGGAGAAGAACGAGCTGGTTGAAGACAAGAGCTTCTGCTTCTCGTCCTCGGAGGACGGGAGAGGAGGAACATCCTCTTGCTCAGACGAGAACCGATCGCCGGAGTTTGAGTCTCCGGCGGCCTCTCCCACCCGCCGGAAACCAGAG gaattgaTAAATCAGGGACAGCTGGTTAGTGGCACGGGGCCAGAGGAAGAGTACGACGAGGAGCAGCGGCAGGAGAAAGAGCAACAGTTGAGCCCCGTCTCAGTGCTGGATCTGGACCCCActttggaggaggaggaggaggaccaCCTGGAAAGACACGTGGACTCATACGAGCGAAGTCTGGCAATTGTTCAAA GAGCAAAGCAGCAGCTTATGCACCACCTTCGAAGGTTTCAGAGGTTGACCAGCTTGGATCCTATTGAACTGGACCGGCTCTTGGCTGAGGATGAACTTGATGATGCTGATTATGATCTAAATAATTCAGACTCACATATCATGTTGCACACCCATAACCAACGTTCTCAAttagcagaagaagaagaagaagaagaagaagaagaagaagaagaagaagcatgttcatgttcatgttcatgttcTCCTTCTTGCATAGAGAATAGCCGGATGGACATGAAGAAGCTGACTATGGACCTAATTGATGAGGAGAAGTACACAACAGAGAAGTTTGGCGAGGAGGAAGAACAAGTGTTGTTGGAGAAGGTGCGCCAGAGATTTGAGTCATGGAAAGAGGTTGAATCTAACACTATCGACATGATGGTTAGCTTGGATCTCAGACATGAGACACAAGGTTGGGGCGGGCCTTGCAAGGAACAAATGTTAGAGATTGCAACTTTACTTGAAGCTGCCATTTTTGAGCTGCTAATCTTTGAGTTCTCTGATGAACTTACTAATTATGATCATcattatcaacatcatcatcatcatcatcatcatcagcagcaacagcaacaacaactaCTAGTTGTAGTCTCATAA
- the LOC120261283 gene encoding uncharacterized protein LOC120261283 isoform X3, with protein sequence MAQKKKHLRELLREEQEPFLLKSFIQERRVLLRRRPPSPKKSSTTALVPSTPTNAKTPLFLPSNSKTPSLFSLAAKKTPASSSSSTAINPTAYFILEAALRIQEKQSMNHSRRSIRGLGIGFFGSVLKRLVSFRKPRREIQARDATLSIKDIKVWDSPHAGDCRKRIQVTHCLEKRRSASHGDGNHGMEKNELVEDKSFCFSSSEDGRGGTSSCSDENRSPEFESPAASPTRRKPEELINQGQLVSGTGPEEEYDEEQRQEKEQQLSPVSVLDLDPTLEEEEEDHLERHVDSYERSLAIVQRAKQQLMHHLRRFQRLTSLDPIELDRLLAEDELDDADYDLNNSDSHIMLHTHNQRSQLAEEEEACSCSCSCSPSCIENSRMDMKKLTMDLIDEEKYTTEKFGEEEEQVLLEKVRQRFESWKEVESNTIDMMVSLDLRHETQGWGGPCKEQMLEIATLLEAAIFELLIFEFSDELTNYDHHYQHHHHHHHHQQQQQQQLLVVVS encoded by the exons ATGGCGCAGAAAAAGAAACACCTTCGTGAGCTTTTGAGAGAAGAGCAGGAGCCATTCCTTTTGAAAAGCTTCATCCAAGAACGCCGGGTACTGCTACGGAGACGACCACCGTCACCCAAGAAAAGTAGCACAACCGCACTCGTTCCTTCAACTCCAACTAACGCTAAAACCCCTCTCTTTCTCCCTTCCAACTCCAAAACACCATCCCTTTTCAGTCTTGCAGCGAAGAAGACTCctgcctcctcctcctcctccactgCTATCAATCCAACTGCTTACTTTATATTGGAAGCGGCTCTCAGGATTCAAGAGAAGCAGAGCATGAACCATTCCAGAAGGTCCATCAGAGGTCTTGGCATTGGCTTCTTTGGATCGGTTTTGAAGAGATTAGTGTCGTTTAGGAAACCTAGACGTGAGATTCAGGCCAGAGATGCCACTCTTTCCATCAAGGATATCAAGGTCTGGGATTCCCCGCACGCCGGAGACTGCCGGAAAAGGATTCAGGTAACTCACTGCCTTGAAAAGCGCCGCTCCGCTTCTCACGGAGATGGAAATCATGGGATGGAGAAGAACGAGCTGGTTGAAGACAAGAGCTTCTGCTTCTCGTCCTCGGAGGACGGGAGAGGAGGAACATCCTCTTGCTCAGACGAGAACCGATCGCCGGAGTTTGAGTCTCCGGCGGCCTCTCCCACCCGCCGGAAACCAGAG gaattgaTAAATCAGGGACAGCTGGTTAGTGGCACGGGGCCAGAGGAAGAGTACGACGAGGAGCAGCGGCAGGAGAAAGAGCAACAGTTGAGCCCCGTCTCAGTGCTGGATCTGGACCCCActttggaggaggaggaggaggaccaCCTGGAAAGACACGTGGACTCATACGAGCGAAGTCTGGCAATTGTTCAAA GAGCAAAGCAGCAGCTTATGCACCACCTTCGAAGGTTTCAGAGGTTGACCAGCTTGGATCCTATTGAACTGGACCGGCTCTTGGCTGAGGATGAACTTGATGATGCTGATTATGATCTAAATAATTCAGACTCACATATCATGTTGCACACCCATAACCAACGTTCTCAAttagc agaagaagaagaagcatgttcatgttcatgttcatgttcTCCTTCTTGCATAGAGAATAGCCGGATGGACATGAAGAAGCTGACTATGGACCTAATTGATGAGGAGAAGTACACAACAGAGAAGTTTGGCGAGGAGGAAGAACAAGTGTTGTTGGAGAAGGTGCGCCAGAGATTTGAGTCATGGAAAGAGGTTGAATCTAACACTATCGACATGATGGTTAGCTTGGATCTCAGACATGAGACACAAGGTTGGGGCGGGCCTTGCAAGGAACAAATGTTAGAGATTGCAACTTTACTTGAAGCTGCCATTTTTGAGCTGCTAATCTTTGAGTTCTCTGATGAACTTACTAATTATGATCATcattatcaacatcatcatcatcatcatcatcatcagcagcaacagcaacaacaactaCTAGTTGTAGTCTCATAA
- the LOC120261283 gene encoding uncharacterized protein LOC120261283 isoform X2 — protein sequence MAQKKKHLRELLREEQEPFLLKSFIQERRVLLRRRPPSPKKSSTTALVPSTPTNAKTPLFLPSNSKTPSLFSLAAKKTPASSSSSTAINPTAYFILEAALRIQEKQSMNHSRRSIRGLGIGFFGSVLKRLVSFRKPRREIQARDATLSIKDIKVWDSPHAGDCRKRIQVTHCLEKRRSASHGDGNHGMEKNELVEDKSFCFSSSEDGRGGTSSCSDENRSPEFESPAASPTRRKPEGQLVSGTGPEEEYDEEQRQEKEQQLSPVSVLDLDPTLEEEEEDHLERHVDSYERSLAIVQRAKQQLMHHLRRFQRLTSLDPIELDRLLAEDELDDADYDLNNSDSHIMLHTHNQRSQLAEEEEEEEEEEEEEEACSCSCSCSPSCIENSRMDMKKLTMDLIDEEKYTTEKFGEEEEQVLLEKVRQRFESWKEVESNTIDMMVSLDLRHETQGWGGPCKEQMLEIATLLEAAIFELLIFEFSDELTNYDHHYQHHHHHHHHQQQQQQQLLVVVS from the exons ATGGCGCAGAAAAAGAAACACCTTCGTGAGCTTTTGAGAGAAGAGCAGGAGCCATTCCTTTTGAAAAGCTTCATCCAAGAACGCCGGGTACTGCTACGGAGACGACCACCGTCACCCAAGAAAAGTAGCACAACCGCACTCGTTCCTTCAACTCCAACTAACGCTAAAACCCCTCTCTTTCTCCCTTCCAACTCCAAAACACCATCCCTTTTCAGTCTTGCAGCGAAGAAGACTCctgcctcctcctcctcctccactgCTATCAATCCAACTGCTTACTTTATATTGGAAGCGGCTCTCAGGATTCAAGAGAAGCAGAGCATGAACCATTCCAGAAGGTCCATCAGAGGTCTTGGCATTGGCTTCTTTGGATCGGTTTTGAAGAGATTAGTGTCGTTTAGGAAACCTAGACGTGAGATTCAGGCCAGAGATGCCACTCTTTCCATCAAGGATATCAAGGTCTGGGATTCCCCGCACGCCGGAGACTGCCGGAAAAGGATTCAGGTAACTCACTGCCTTGAAAAGCGCCGCTCCGCTTCTCACGGAGATGGAAATCATGGGATGGAGAAGAACGAGCTGGTTGAAGACAAGAGCTTCTGCTTCTCGTCCTCGGAGGACGGGAGAGGAGGAACATCCTCTTGCTCAGACGAGAACCGATCGCCGGAGTTTGAGTCTCCGGCGGCCTCTCCCACCCGCCGGAAACCAGAG GGACAGCTGGTTAGTGGCACGGGGCCAGAGGAAGAGTACGACGAGGAGCAGCGGCAGGAGAAAGAGCAACAGTTGAGCCCCGTCTCAGTGCTGGATCTGGACCCCActttggaggaggaggaggaggaccaCCTGGAAAGACACGTGGACTCATACGAGCGAAGTCTGGCAATTGTTCAAA GAGCAAAGCAGCAGCTTATGCACCACCTTCGAAGGTTTCAGAGGTTGACCAGCTTGGATCCTATTGAACTGGACCGGCTCTTGGCTGAGGATGAACTTGATGATGCTGATTATGATCTAAATAATTCAGACTCACATATCATGTTGCACACCCATAACCAACGTTCTCAAttagcagaagaagaagaagaagaagaagaagaagaagaagaagaagaagcatgttcatgttcatgttcatgttcTCCTTCTTGCATAGAGAATAGCCGGATGGACATGAAGAAGCTGACTATGGACCTAATTGATGAGGAGAAGTACACAACAGAGAAGTTTGGCGAGGAGGAAGAACAAGTGTTGTTGGAGAAGGTGCGCCAGAGATTTGAGTCATGGAAAGAGGTTGAATCTAACACTATCGACATGATGGTTAGCTTGGATCTCAGACATGAGACACAAGGTTGGGGCGGGCCTTGCAAGGAACAAATGTTAGAGATTGCAACTTTACTTGAAGCTGCCATTTTTGAGCTGCTAATCTTTGAGTTCTCTGATGAACTTACTAATTATGATCATcattatcaacatcatcatcatcatcatcatcatcagcagcaacagcaacaacaactaCTAGTTGTAGTCTCATAA
- the LOC120261437 gene encoding uncharacterized protein LOC120261437 has product MGDSTEMTIEFLRARLLSERSISRTARQRADQLAKRVMELEEQLRAVTIQRKKAEKAAVEVLAILESQGADGFSEVIDSSSEHADEDCDERKENGYAHNGKRDENSIVLKTKTSEEVDGLSGSEVEVSAASKGQSLSWKSHSNSPNSRQKLRLKQFKQRQRRPSLLSNRESLPKYQLGKSCRRIKPKEMGSPADNESGKSVLDAEEQSVSTLSSNHFDDQPDENGEASRDEIVQGPPPHDENNRTIDVVSVNDHDEDEEMKRVLQQQEQLIDQFQAEENAQREWEEKYNENKSSMLSVYEVKNQLTAVQTGSNQGQNTYLPDLNSDFQKAEKLSDRQFSSSGRPIAQIPNQTMPNDQKPQGIIPENNDSNHRVLAPRHSDGFGPNGLTANPPGRIFTDGGLGKPLKHHDMLVGRDGTNMQEFAFPTEVSFDAITGKQDQALYFDRSDSSSHSNQNLNPDTRRFFESTSSWSQSSDHSAAKLTPWGSSEIQRRLPQTALNNLGGVLNALQIAKTSLKQQLNASPSPSGGTLAIAAPTYSRVQAETSDIPNGATALFRLPTDSFPQDNIPRQKFYDSPLRLPSSYADIKHAPSANGYRSRSSSYIETEPRVSVGTQLYDPYLTSSTIYSNSSQYSLPFSDSSREGSPFQNGVSRPYLETRNQMSRRDPYVYHAQTARSDSKRL; this is encoded by the exons ATGGGAGATTCAACGGAGATGACTATTGAGTTTCTTCGTGCCAGATTGCTCTCTGAGAGATCCATTTCCAGGACTGCGAGACAGAGAGCTGATCAATTGGCCAAAAGG GTTATGGAGTTAGAGGAACAGCTGAGAGCTGTGACCATCCAGAGGAAAAAAGCTGAAAAGGCAGCTGTTGAGGTTCTTGCCATACTGGAATCTCAAGGTGCTGATGGCTTCTCGGAGGTCATTGATTCAAGCTCTGAGCATGCTGATGAGGATTGTGATGAACGGAAAGAGAACGGTTATGCTCATAATGGTAAAAGGGATGAGAACTCTATAGTATTGAAGACAAAGACAAGTGAGGAGGTGGATGGATTGTCAGGTTCAGAGGTTGAAGTTTCTGCTGCCTCAAAAGGTCAGAGCTTGTCATGGAAAAGCCATAGTAATAGTCCCAATTCTCGCCAGAAGTTGAGGCTTAAACAATTTAAGCAAAGACAGAGACGGCCTAGTTTGCTGTCTAACAGGGAGTCCCTCCCAAAGTATCAGCTGGGCAAGTCGTGCCGGAGGATCAAACCAAAGGAGATGGG ATCACCAGCAGACAATGAGTCTGGCAAGAGTGTTCTTGATGCCGAAGAACAGAGTGTGTCTACATTGTCTAGTAATCATTTTGATGACCAACCCGATGAAAATGGGGAGGCTTCAAGAGATGAGATTGTTCAAGGCCCTCCTCCTCATGATGAAAATAACAGAACTATTGATGTTGTTTCTGTAAATgatcatgatgaagatgaagaaatgaagagaGTTCTACAACAGCAGGAACAGCTGATTGATCAGTTCCAAGCAGAGGAAAATGCTCAGAGAGAATGGGAAGAGAAGTATAATGAGAACAAAAGCTCCATGCTG AGCGTTTATGAAGTCAAGAACCAGCTTACTGCAGTTCAAACTGGGAGTAATCAGGGGCAAAACACCTATCTTCCCGACTTGAATTCAGACTTTCAAAAAGCAGAAAAATTGAGTGATCGGCAATTTTCAAGTAGTGGACGACCAATTGCTCAGATTCCTAATCAAACCATGCCTAATGACCAGAAACCACAAGGTATTATTCCTGAAAATAATGATAGTAACCATCGGGTACTTGCCCCAAGGCATTCAGATGGCTTTGGTCCTAATGGCCTGACAGCAAATCCCCCTGGGCGTATTTTCACTGATGGTGGGCTTGGCAAGCCATTAAAGCACCATGACATGCTGGTGGGCAGGGATGGAACAAACATGCAAGAATTTGCTTTCCCAACCGAAGTGAGTTTTGATGCCATAACTGGGAAACAGGATCAGGCATTGTATTTTGATAGATCAGACTCTAGTTCACACAGCAATCAAAATTTGAACCCAGATACTCGGAGATTTTTTGAAAGCACATCTAGTTGGAGCCAATCATCTGATCATTCTGCTGCCAAATTAACTCCATGGGGATCTTCAGAAATTCAAAGGAGGTTACCTCAAACAGCACTTAACAATTTAGGCGGTGTATTGAATGCCCTTCAGATTGCTAAGACATCGCTAAAGCAACAGCTGAATGCATCTCCTTCTCCAAGCGGAGGCACATTAGCAATAGCTGCACCAACCTACTCTCGGGTTCAGGCAGAAACTTCGGACATCCCAAATGGGGCCACGGCGCTTTTTAGGTTGCCGACAGATTCATTTCCACAAGATAACATACCTAGGCAAAAATTCTATGATTCACCATTACGCTTGCCATCCAGTTATGCTGACATCAAGCATGCGCCCAGTGCCAATGGTTACCGTTCCCGGAGCTCCTCATACATCGAAACAGAACCTAGAGTTTCAGTCGGGACGCAGTTATATGATCCTTACTTAACTTCCAGCACAATATATTCTAATTCCAGTCAGTATTCTCTTCCTTTCTCAGACTCCTCGAGAGAGGGGTCGCCCTTTCAGAACGGAGTTTCAAGACCTTATCTGGAAACAAGGAATCAGATGTCAAGGAGAGACCCTTATGTGTACCATGCTCAGACTGCTCGGTCTGATTCAAAGAGGCTGTAG
- the LOC120262054 gene encoding heterogeneous nuclear ribonucleoprotein A3-like produces the protein MNRCMPGCCPPRPCCVVGCPYVVTRCMPTCRPARPCCVPSCPNVGDTRIGVGNYAGQDFAMDVVNNDVIGGRGRAHIAVNNGAGRDNRGRVFENGIYGANADVEIAGGNYGGRDNYAEVFRNNVRGGDYGNQVRVGGGNYAGQDNRARVFCNNVDDAVGDVDIGMRNGAGRNNYMDVYNNNVQGGRGGARVGTDNYGGRDNDGRVAGNYTRRD, from the exons ATG AATAGGTGCATGCCAGGTTGCTGTCCTCCCCGTCCATGCTGCGTGGTTGGCTGCCCCTACGTGGTAACCCGATGCATGCCAACCTGTCGGCCAGCCCGTCCTTGTTGTGTCCCTAGCTGTCCTAACGTTGGGGACACTCGCATTGGAGTAGGCAACTATGCAGGCCAAGACTTCGCAATGGACGTGGTGAACAACGATGTTATCGGCGGTCGTGGGAGGGCCCACATCGCCGTTAACAATGGCGCCGGACGTGACAACCGCGGTCGTGTCTTCGAGAACGGAATCTACGGTGCCAATGCGGACGTTGAGATCGCCGGTGGGAACTACGGTGGACGTGATAACTATGCGGAGGTGTTCAGGAACAACGTGAGGGGTGGAGACTACGGTAACCAAGTCCGTGTAGGTGGTGGCAACTATGCTGGTCAAGATAACCGTGCTCGAGTGTTCTGCAACAACGTTGATGATGCGGTTGGAGATGTGGATATAGGCATGAGGAACGGTGCCGGAAGAAACAATTACATGGATGTCTATAACAACAACGTCCAAGGTGGCCGTGGAGGCGCCAGAGTGGGCACGGATAATTATGGTGGTCGTGACAACGATGGCCGAGTCGCCGGCAACTACACTCGCCGAGACTAG
- the LOC120262064 gene encoding leucine-rich repeat extensin-like protein 5 isoform X2: MGACDPSCSERHPCGVLGCPSSPFIDPPAVIEPETGSLLPSGTTGALEETSPLITAANESHPPSAPVLPDKAISPTPPMMAVPMPYQEQAIPPRQFVGESSVPVPAPAPAPAPAPPQGVDNHDVPIQRMESMDYPPPGHRPFGGEDLGRRGTRRPFPGPHTHSRWYDYIPLISDLGRYRCRQYYPNDHYLNNRPCYRRVENFWYNRDSDNCVPPRSRRVRDRVPNYCPNMDDYNYVPVPPPPLRRWNTFPIREPPSSSSAHQNHEDPQAGPSDGRQPAAGDQGTLVRDNIVIGDPTRVRIGEGNRGGRSTGGRVTGNVVIR, from the exons ATG GGAGCCTGCGATCCATCCTGCAGTGAGAGGCATCCTTGTGGAGTACTGGGTTGTCCCAGCTCTCCCTTCATAGATCCACCAGCCGTAATTGAACCCGAAACCGGATCTTTGCTACCAAGTGGAACTACTGGCGCACTGGAGGAGACATCTCCACTAATAACGGCGGCTAATGAGTCTCAT CCACCAAGCGCTCCAGTGCTTCCGGACAAGGCCATCTCACCGACACCACCTATGATGGCAGTTCCCATGCCTTATCAGGAGCAAGCCATTCCACCACGCCAATTCGTAGGGGAGAGTTCAGTCCCAGtcccagcaccagcaccagcaccagcaccagcaccaccTCAAGGTGTGGATAATCATGACGTACCAATCCAGAGGATGGAATCGATGGATTATCCCCCTCCAGGTCACCGTCCATTTGGTGGAGAAGACCTGGGTCGGCGTGGCACGAGGCGGCCATTCCCTGGTCCTCACACTCACAGCCGGTGGTATGACTATATCCCCTTGATATCCGACTTAGGTCGTTATAGATGCCGCCAGTACTACCCAAACGATCATTACTTGAATAACAGGCCTTGCTATCGGAGGGTGGAAAATTTCTGGTATAACCGTGACTCTGACAACTGTGTACCTCCCCGTTCACGGAGGGTTCGAGATCGTGTACCCAATTACTGTCCCAATATGGATGACTACAACTACGTGCCTGTGCCTCCTCCCCCTTTGAGGAGATGGAATACTTTCCCTATTAGAGAGCCTCCATCATCCTCCTCTGCACACCAGAATCATGAAGATCCGCAGGCAGGACCCAGTGATGGCCGTCAGCCTGCAGCTGGTGATCAAGGCACCCTTGTTCGGGATAACATTGTCATTGGTGATCCGACCAGGGTGAGGATTGGAGAAGGAAATCGTGGTGGCCGTTCTACTGGTGGTCGTGTCACTGGTAATGTAGTCATTCGCTAG
- the LOC120262064 gene encoding proline-rich receptor-like protein kinase PERK10 isoform X3, translated as MGACDPSCSERHPCGVLGCPSSPFIDPPAVIEPETGSLLPSGTTGALEETSPLITAANESHPLEQPPSAPVLPDKAISPTPPMMAVPMPYQEQAIPPRQFVGESSVPVPAPAPAPAPAPPQGVDNHDVPIQRMESMDYPPPGHRPFGGEDLGRRGTRRPFPGPHTHSRWPCYRRVENFWYNRDSDNCVPPRSRRVRDRVPNYCPNMDDYNYVPVPPPPLRRWNTFPIREPPSSSSAHQNHEDPQAGPSDGRQPAAGDQGTLVRDNIVIGDPTRVRIGEGNRGGRSTGGRVTGNVVIR; from the exons ATG GGAGCCTGCGATCCATCCTGCAGTGAGAGGCATCCTTGTGGAGTACTGGGTTGTCCCAGCTCTCCCTTCATAGATCCACCAGCCGTAATTGAACCCGAAACCGGATCTTTGCTACCAAGTGGAACTACTGGCGCACTGGAGGAGACATCTCCACTAATAACGGCGGCTAATGAGTCTCAT CCGCTTGAACAGCCACCAAGCGCTCCAGTGCTTCCGGACAAGGCCATCTCACCGACACCACCTATGATGGCAGTTCCCATGCCTTATCAGGAGCAAGCCATTCCACCACGCCAATTCGTAGGGGAGAGTTCAGTCCCAGtcccagcaccagcaccagcaccagcaccagcaccaccTCAAGGTGTGGATAATCATGACGTACCAATCCAGAGGATGGAATCGATGGATTATCCCCCTCCAGGTCACCGTCCATTTGGTGGAGAAGACCTGGGTCGGCGTGGCACGAGGCGGCCATTCCCTGGTCCTCACACTCACAGCCGGTG GCCTTGCTATCGGAGGGTGGAAAATTTCTGGTATAACCGTGACTCTGACAACTGTGTACCTCCCCGTTCACGGAGGGTTCGAGATCGTGTACCCAATTACTGTCCCAATATGGATGACTACAACTACGTGCCTGTGCCTCCTCCCCCTTTGAGGAGATGGAATACTTTCCCTATTAGAGAGCCTCCATCATCCTCCTCTGCACACCAGAATCATGAAGATCCGCAGGCAGGACCCAGTGATGGCCGTCAGCCTGCAGCTGGTGATCAAGGCACCCTTGTTCGGGATAACATTGTCATTGGTGATCCGACCAGGGTGAGGATTGGAGAAGGAAATCGTGGTGGCCGTTCTACTGGTGGTCGTGTCACTGGTAATGTAGTCATTCGCTAG
- the LOC120262064 gene encoding uncharacterized protein LOC120262064 isoform X1, with protein sequence MGACDPSCSERHPCGVLGCPSSPFIDPPAVIEPETGSLLPSGTTGALEETSPLITAANESHPLEQPPSAPVLPDKAISPTPPMMAVPMPYQEQAIPPRQFVGESSVPVPAPAPAPAPAPPQGVDNHDVPIQRMESMDYPPPGHRPFGGEDLGRRGTRRPFPGPHTHSRWYDYIPLISDLGRYRCRQYYPNDHYLNNRPCYRRVENFWYNRDSDNCVPPRSRRVRDRVPNYCPNMDDYNYVPVPPPPLRRWNTFPIREPPSSSSAHQNHEDPQAGPSDGRQPAAGDQGTLVRDNIVIGDPTRVRIGEGNRGGRSTGGRVTGNVVIR encoded by the exons ATG GGAGCCTGCGATCCATCCTGCAGTGAGAGGCATCCTTGTGGAGTACTGGGTTGTCCCAGCTCTCCCTTCATAGATCCACCAGCCGTAATTGAACCCGAAACCGGATCTTTGCTACCAAGTGGAACTACTGGCGCACTGGAGGAGACATCTCCACTAATAACGGCGGCTAATGAGTCTCAT CCGCTTGAACAGCCACCAAGCGCTCCAGTGCTTCCGGACAAGGCCATCTCACCGACACCACCTATGATGGCAGTTCCCATGCCTTATCAGGAGCAAGCCATTCCACCACGCCAATTCGTAGGGGAGAGTTCAGTCCCAGtcccagcaccagcaccagcaccagcaccagcaccaccTCAAGGTGTGGATAATCATGACGTACCAATCCAGAGGATGGAATCGATGGATTATCCCCCTCCAGGTCACCGTCCATTTGGTGGAGAAGACCTGGGTCGGCGTGGCACGAGGCGGCCATTCCCTGGTCCTCACACTCACAGCCGGTGGTATGACTATATCCCCTTGATATCCGACTTAGGTCGTTATAGATGCCGCCAGTACTACCCAAACGATCATTACTTGAATAACAGGCCTTGCTATCGGAGGGTGGAAAATTTCTGGTATAACCGTGACTCTGACAACTGTGTACCTCCCCGTTCACGGAGGGTTCGAGATCGTGTACCCAATTACTGTCCCAATATGGATGACTACAACTACGTGCCTGTGCCTCCTCCCCCTTTGAGGAGATGGAATACTTTCCCTATTAGAGAGCCTCCATCATCCTCCTCTGCACACCAGAATCATGAAGATCCGCAGGCAGGACCCAGTGATGGCCGTCAGCCTGCAGCTGGTGATCAAGGCACCCTTGTTCGGGATAACATTGTCATTGGTGATCCGACCAGGGTGAGGATTGGAGAAGGAAATCGTGGTGGCCGTTCTACTGGTGGTCGTGTCACTGGTAATGTAGTCATTCGCTAG